In Treponema sp. OMZ 798, the following proteins share a genomic window:
- a CDS encoding aminopeptidase P family protein gives MNIRDRVAALRQKMKEHSLSAYLIPSSDPHQSEYLPENYKTREFISGFTGSAGTVLVTKDKAILWTDGRYFLQAEKQLEGSGIELYKMMEPGVPTVNEFLKSALKPGEKLGMDGRVVSVYSFDSMQKELGGIELVTDIDLIGEIWKDRPQAVLSEAFILEEKYTGKSAKEKIEEVRYMLTEKKADSTVIGALEDVCYLFNVRGRDVRCNPVVTAYAIVDKTRAIIFISSKQLTDEVKSYFASQGVTVMGYEDVFAEAAKLTGKVYIDPSRTNVYLYSQIKANVEKGLNLTSTLKAIKNAVELKNFDDAMEKDGAAMVKILKWVEENAGKGITEWDVSEKLLKFRAEGKDFLEESFETISGYGPNGAIIHYAPSPAESAKLQPKSFLLLDSGGQYLNGTTDITRTIKLGELTEQEKTDYTLVLKAHISLARAKFKAGTTGHAIDTIPREHLWARGRDYKHGTGHGVGYVLSVHEGPQSISSRFLDVPMKLGMVTSNEPGLYVAGSHGIRIESLIVTTEFAKTDDGEFYQFKTITLCPIDTRPIVPGILSDEDINWLNEYHKEVRERLSPYLDEAHKAFLVDRTKAI, from the coding sequence ATGAATATACGAGATAGAGTTGCCGCTCTAAGGCAAAAAATGAAGGAGCATTCTTTAAGTGCTTATTTGATCCCTTCTTCCGATCCTCATCAGAGTGAATATTTACCCGAAAACTATAAAACACGCGAGTTTATTTCGGGTTTTACGGGATCTGCAGGAACCGTTCTTGTTACCAAGGATAAGGCTATTTTATGGACGGACGGCCGTTACTTTTTACAGGCTGAAAAGCAGCTTGAAGGATCCGGAATTGAACTTTATAAAATGATGGAGCCGGGGGTTCCCACCGTAAACGAGTTTTTAAAATCCGCTTTAAAACCGGGTGAAAAACTCGGAATGGATGGTAGGGTTGTATCTGTTTACAGCTTTGATTCTATGCAAAAAGAGCTTGGTGGTATTGAACTTGTTACAGATATCGACCTAATAGGCGAAATCTGGAAAGACCGTCCTCAGGCTGTTTTAAGTGAAGCTTTTATCTTAGAGGAAAAATACACAGGAAAATCCGCAAAAGAAAAGATTGAAGAAGTCCGCTACATGCTTACCGAAAAAAAAGCCGATTCTACGGTTATCGGAGCCCTTGAAGATGTCTGCTATCTTTTTAATGTCCGCGGAAGAGATGTAAGATGTAATCCTGTTGTTACCGCTTATGCAATAGTCGATAAAACTAGGGCAATTATTTTTATTTCGTCGAAACAGTTAACCGACGAGGTTAAATCATACTTTGCTTCTCAAGGGGTTACGGTAATGGGGTATGAAGATGTCTTTGCAGAAGCCGCAAAACTTACAGGAAAAGTTTACATAGATCCTTCAAGAACAAATGTGTATTTGTACAGCCAAATCAAAGCAAATGTTGAAAAAGGTTTAAATCTAACCTCAACGCTTAAAGCAATAAAAAATGCCGTTGAGCTTAAAAACTTCGATGACGCTATGGAAAAAGACGGCGCCGCAATGGTAAAAATCCTAAAATGGGTAGAGGAAAATGCAGGAAAAGGTATTACAGAATGGGATGTAAGCGAAAAACTCTTAAAATTCAGGGCAGAAGGCAAGGACTTTTTAGAAGAAAGTTTTGAGACCATCTCAGGCTACGGCCCCAACGGTGCCATCATTCACTATGCGCCTTCCCCTGCCGAATCTGCAAAACTTCAACCTAAGAGTTTCTTGCTTTTGGACAGCGGAGGACAGTATCTAAACGGTACAACAGATATTACTAGAACCATAAAACTTGGAGAGCTTACAGAGCAGGAAAAAACGGACTATACACTTGTTTTAAAAGCCCATATTTCTCTTGCCCGTGCCAAATTTAAGGCCGGAACTACAGGCCATGCTATCGATACCATTCCAAGAGAACACCTTTGGGCTAGAGGACGTGATTACAAACACGGTACAGGCCACGGGGTAGGTTATGTGCTTTCCGTACATGAGGGACCTCAATCGATTTCAAGCCGCTTTTTAGATGTTCCTATGAAACTTGGTATGGTAACCTCCAATGAGCCCGGGCTCTATGTTGCAGGAAGTCACGGGATTCGCATTGAAAGCTTGATCGTTACTACCGAATTTGCAAAAACAGATGACGGAGAGTTCTATCAGTTTAAGACAATTACCCTCTGTCCTATTGATACGAGACCCATTGTCCCCGGAATTCTATCGGATGAGGATATTAATTGGCTAAACGAATATCACAAAGAAGTTCGTGAAAGGCTTAGTCCCTATTTGGATGAAGCCCATAAGGCCTTTTTAGTAGATAGAACTAAGGCTATTTAA